A region from the Aegilops tauschii subsp. strangulata cultivar AL8/78 chromosome 5, Aet v6.0, whole genome shotgun sequence genome encodes:
- the LOC109764616 gene encoding ATP-dependent DNA helicase 2 subunit KU80, with the protein MPPRPPPSRARNSRGINRRRRPRRRPDFPTPRGMARNKEGLVLLLDVGPSMHRALQEVKNVCTTLLRKKLVFHRSDEVGVVLFGTKETHNDLARELGGYKHVLVKHDIKVVDEETKNALENLPRGTAPGDFLDAIVVGLDMLIKRFGDTKAKQRLCLITDAQHLLRDPPQGTKEDQVDTIADQMKKHDIKMDCIVFRESGVQHNSVMDENDRLLYHFRDRSVAKVVQVDTPTALLGALKTRNVLPVTIFRGDLEVSSTFKIKVWAYKKTSEEKFPTLKKYSDKAPPSDQFASHEVKVDYEYKSILEPDTVVPPDQRIKGYLYGPQVVPISSAEWEAVKFKPEKGVKLLGFADRSSIPRSYFMKDVNSFVPEPGNTKAIVAVSALARAMQEMNKVAILRCVWRQNQANVAFGVLTPNISSVNNVPDSFYFNILPFAEDIRDFPFRSFSSLPPSSQPTEEQQEAADNLVKMLDLAPPGREEILRPDFTPNPMLERFYSYLDLKSKQPDANPPPLDSCLRRITEPDPDVINYRAPLIQNLGKSFELKENPKRKKARTQERLAYTDPDDQAKSSENNAEKATAADGQAKKPEDPYAEKARAIEVLFPSTEKVGKIGDVNPVKDFEAMLAERSSSIWVQKAIEEMKKYTTNLVQNSLQGDYYEKALECFVALRKACIIEQEPEEYNQFVTKLYERLKKVDDVVKFFQLLSSKNVLLICKEEAPDSDVTEEMARSFFMKTEISSE; encoded by the exons AtgccgccgcgccctcctccttCCAGAGCACGGAACTCTCGCGGCATAAACCGTCGCCGCCGGCCGCGCCGCCGGCCCGATTTCCCCACGCCCCGCGGCATGGCGCGCAACAAG GAGGGGCTGGTTCTGCTGCTGGATGTCGGCCCGTCGATGCACCGGGCGCTGCAGGAGGTCAAGAACGTCTGCACCACCCTCCTGCGCAAGAAG CTGGTTTTTCATAGGAGCGACGAGGTTGGCGTTGTCCTGTTTGGAACTAAAG AAACACACAATGACCTTGCGAGGGAACTTGGGGGCTATAAGCATGTGCTGGTTAAGCATGATATTAAAGTTGTTGATGAAGAAACAAAAAATGCTCTTGAAAATCTTCCTAGGGGAACTGCCCCTGGTGACT TTCTGGATGCTATTGTTGTTGGTTTGGATATGCTGATAAAGAGATTCGGAGATACCAAAGCAAAGCAACGTCTGTGTCTAATCACCGACGCACAACATCTGCTAAGGGATCCGCCCCAAGGGACAAAAGAAGATCAGGTGGACACTATTGCAGACCAGATGAAAAAACATGATATTAAGATGGATTGCATTGTTTTCAGGGAATCTGGAGTTCAACACAATTCTGTAATGGATGAAAATGACCGATTATTATATCACTTCAGAGATAGGTCGGTGGCAAAGGTAGTCCAGGTTGACACCCCGACAGCACTCTTAGGTGCTCTCAAGACAAGAAATGTACTCCCAGTTACTATCTTCAGGGGAGACCTGGAAGTGAGCTCCACTTTTAAAATCAAG GTGTGGGCGTATAAGAAAACATCTGAGGAAAAATTCCCCACTTTGAAGAAGTATTCTGATAAGGCTCCTCCAAGTGATCAGTTTGCCTCGCATGAAGTCAAAGTGGATTATGAGTACAAAAGCATTCTAGAACCAGACACAGTTGTTCCACCAGATCAAAGAATCAAGGGCTATCTTTACGGTCCTCAAGTTGTTCCTATATCATCTGCTGAATGGGAGGCTGTGAAGTTCAAGCCAGAGAAAGGTGTGAAGCTTCTAGGTTTTGCAGATAGATCCAGCATACCACG GTCCTATTTTATGAAAGATGTGAACTCCTTTGTACCTGAACCGGGAAACACAAAAGCAATTGTTGCAGTCTCTGCCTTAGCTAGAGCAATGCAAGAAATGAACAAGGTTGCAATTCTGCGATGTGTGTGGAGGCAAAATCAAGCGAATGTTGCTTTTGGTGTATTGACACCAAACATCTCATCAGTGAACAATGTG CCAGATTCCTTTTACTTCAATATACTGCCTTTTGCTGAGGACATCAGAGACTTTCCATTTCGCTCCTTCAGCAGCCTGCCACCATCATCACAGCCTACTGAAGAACAGCAGGAAGCGGCAGATAACCTAGTGAAGATGTTAGACCTTGCACCACCTGGAAGGGAAGAGATCCTCAGGCCTGATTTCACACCAAACCCTATGTTGGAG AGGTTCTACAGCTACCTTGATCTGAAGTCAAAGCAGCCAGATGCAAATCCACCACCGCTCGATAGCTGTCTAAGGAGGATAACCGAGCCAGATCCTGACGTCATTAATTATCGAGCACCGTTAATCCAAAATTTAGGCAAATCTTTCGAGCTGAAGGAGAACCCCAAG AGAAAGAAAGCCCGGACACAGGAGAGATTAGCTTATACTGACCCAGATGATCAAGCTAAAAGTTCAGAAAATAATGCAGAGAAGGCTACGGCGGCAGATGGTCAAGCTAAAAAGCCAGAAGATCCTTATGCAGAGAAGGCTAGGGCGATAGAGGTACTGTTTCCTTCAACAGAGAAGGTTGGGAAGATTGGAGATGTAAATCCTGTTAAAGATTTTGAAGCCATGCTGGCAGAGAGATCTAGCTCAATATGGGTTCAGAAGGCAATTGAAGAGATGAAGAAGTACACGACCAATTTGGTACAGAATTCTCTTCAAGGAGATTATTACGAAAAGGCACTCGAGTGTTTTGTTGCTCTGCGGAAGGCCTGTATAATCGAACAG GAGCCGGAGGAATATAACCAATTTGTGACTAAGCTTTACGAGAGACTGAAGAAGGTGGATGATGTGGTGAAGTTCTTTCAGCTTCTTTCATCCAAGAATGTTTTGCTTATATGCAAAGAAGAAGCGCCTGACAG